One segment of Ricinus communis isolate WT05 ecotype wild-type chromosome 8, ASM1957865v1, whole genome shotgun sequence DNA contains the following:
- the LOC8284353 gene encoding protein DETOXIFICATION 46, chloroplastic codes for MHVQSLLQSSSHAPLQTHNPRFLPQSLPHLKKPSLSVSLAPPNFHNSFLPPDLVIFNSSSRLVTPCISPSKEFVSDSVSENETSVASNYLLVEEGEEKEEDEEETRMVGSRQGLESQSIWNQIKEIVMFTAPATGLWITGPLMSLIDTAVIGQGSSLELAALGPGTVLCDNMSYVFMFLSISTSNLVATSLAKQDKNEVQHQLSVLLFIALTCGFLMILFTKFLGTSVLTAFTGSSNLHLVPVANTYVQIRGLAWPAILIGWVAQSASLGMKDSWGPLKALAVASAINGIGDIVLCRFLDYGVAGAAWATMVSQVVAAYMMIDSLNKKGYNACSIKVPSPSDLVTIFGIAAPVFVMMISKVAFYSLLVYFATSMGTLSLAAHQVMIQAFMTCTVWGEPLSQTAQSFMPELMYGSNRSLTKARMLLKSLVIIGSILGLLLGFFGTSIPWLFPTIFTPDQKVIQEMHKVLVPFFMALAVTPCILSFEGTLLAGRDLKFVSMSMSGCFSVGALVLLVVSSRGYGLLGCWCTLLSFQWARFFLTLQRLLSPNGILFSEDLSQQQIQKLKAT; via the exons ATGCATGTCCAATCCTTGCTTCAGTCTTCTTCTCACGCTCCTTTGCAAACCCACAATCCCAGATTTCTTCCTCAATCTTTACCTCATTTGAAGAAGCCGTCTCTGTCTGTATCTCTAGCTCCACCTAACTTCCACAATTCTTTTTTGCCTCCAGACTTGGTTATTTTTAACTCAAGTAGTAGACTCGTCACACCTTGCATAAGTCCAAGCAAAGAATTTGTCAGTGATAGTGTGAGTGAAAATGAGACTAGTGTTGCTTCAAATTATCTATTGgttgaagaaggagaagaaaaggaagaagatgaagagGAAACGAGAATGGTGGGAAGCAGACAAGGATTGGAGAGTCAGAGTATATGGAACCAAATTAAAGAGATTGTCATGTTTACAGCACCAGCTACAGGGCTATGGATAACTGGGCCATTGATGAGTCTTATTGACACAGCTGTTATTGGTCAAGGAAGCTCCCTTGAGCTTGCTGCTTTGG GTCCGGGAACAGTTTTGTGTGACAATATGAGTTATGTGTTCATGTTCCTTTCAATTTCTACTTCGAATTTGGTTGCCACTTCTCTTGCCAAACAG GATAAAAATGAAGTGCAACATCAACTATCTGTCTTGCTCTTCATTGCACTGACTTGTGGCTTCTTAATGATTTTGTTTACAAAGTTCCTTGGCACATCAGTGTTAACTG cTTTTACAGGCTCAAGTAATTTACATCTTGTCCCTGTGGCAAACACATATGTTCAG ATTCGAGGTTTAGCATGGCCTGCAATTCTTATTGGATGGGTTGCTCAAAGTGCAAG CCTTGGCATGAAAGATTCCTGGGGACCATTGAAGGCATTGGCAGTTGCCAGTGCTATCAATGGCATTGGCGATATAGTCCTCTGCAGGTTCCTAGACTACGGTGTAGCTGGTGCAGCATGGGCAACAATGGTGTCACAA GTCGTTGCAGCTTATATGATGATTGATTCGCTGAATAAGAAAGGATATAATGCATGTTCCATCAAAGTTCCATCACCTAGTGACCTTGTGACAATATTTGGAATTGCTGCTCCAGTATTTGTAATGATGATATCCAAG GTGGCTTTCTACTCACTCCTAGTATATTTTGCTACATCCATGGGAACACTCAGCTTGGCTGCTCATCAG GTCATGATTCAAGCATTCATGACATGTACAGTTTGGGGTGAACCTCTTTCTCAGACAGCACAGTCATTTATGCCTGAGTTGATGTATGGAAGCAATCGAAGTTTGACTAAG GCTCGAATGCTGCTGAAATCACTGGTGATCATTGGAAGCATACTTGGTTTGCTATTAGGGTTTTTCGGAACTTCTATCCCCTGGCTGTTCCCCACTATCTTCACACCTGATCAGAAGGTCATCCAGGAG ATGCACAAAGTGCTGGTACCATTTTTTATGGCACTAGCTGTGACGCCCTGCATTCTCAGCTTTGAAGGAACCTTGCTG GCTGGAAGGGATCTCAAATTTGTCAGTATGTCAATGAGTGGATGTTTTTCTGTAGGTGCTCTGGTGCTCTTG GTTGTGAGTAGCAGAGGATACGGATTGTTAGGATGCTGGTGTACACTCTTAAGCTTCCAATGG GCTCGATTTTTCCTTACTCTCCAACGTCTTCTTTCCCCCAATGGCATACTTTTTTCTGAAGATTTGAGCCAGCAGCAAATACAGAAGCTAAAAGCCACATAG
- the LOC8284352 gene encoding uncharacterized protein LOC8284352 isoform X1, which yields MAVVSSSSSTVTSTTTHVLHRLLRPPQPPPLFFSILRPLSCSVTTNLTTKSVLSKHQKITATTLFSFLHSPPNTSPVRHFSHSLPTSLNAINPSLSLEQEQEDTPSLYLNNELEEEEEDDDDEEYDTDSGTETESLELDDNAVLADVPREGLKRNGFKVPNLTVKEKKELASYANSLGKKLKSQLVGKSGVTDNVATSFIETLEANELLKIKIHRTCPGELEDVVQRLQEATGSVVVGQIGRTVIIYRPSLSKMEAEEKRRQARRIYVRKEPKLKPISLLQRRAQVPRLSGRGRRGSSRG from the exons ATGGCGGTGGTGTCGTCGTCATCATCAACCGTCACATCAACAACAACCCATGTCCTCCACCGTCTCCTCCGCCCACCACAACCACCGCCACTCTTTTTTTCTATACTGAGACCTCTGTCATGCAGCGTCACTACTAATTTGACAACCAAATCTGTTCTCTCGAAGCACCAAAAGATCACCGCCACTACcctcttctcttttctccATTCTCCACCCAATACTTCACCTGTTCGCCACTTTTCTCATTCTCTCCCCACATCTTTAAACGCCATAAATCCCTCTCTTTCTTTggaacaagaacaagaagataCCCCCTCTCtgtatttaaataatgaactcgaagaagaagaagaagatgatgatgatgaggaaTATGATACTGATAGTGGAACTGAAACTGAAAGCTTGGAATTGGATGATAATGCAGTTCTTGCTGATGTTCCTAGGGAAGGGTTGAAGAGAAATGGGTTCAAAGTGCCAAATTTGAcagttaaagaaaagaaagagttaGCTTCTTATGCAAATAGTCTAGGCAAGAAGCTTAAGAGTCAGTTGGTGGGAAAGTCCGGTGTTACTGATAATGTTGCAACTTCTTTCATTGAGACGCTTGAAGCAAATGAGCTTCTAAAg ATCAAAATACATAGGACTTGTCCAGGGGAGCTAGAGGATGTGGTTCAGCGATTACAGGAAGCAACCGGGTCCGTAGTGGTTGGTCAAATTGGTCGAACAGTAATTATATATCGGCCTAGTCTATCTAAAATGGAGGCggaagagaaaaggagacagGCGCGTAGAATTTATGTGAGAAAAGAACCAAAATTGAAGCCTATATCACTG TTGCAGCGGAGAGCACAAGTGCCAAGATTATCTGGGCGGGGCCGACGTGGAAGCAGCCGGGGTtga
- the LOC112533797 gene encoding protein terminal ear1 homolog: MAAMAAQSNRSLNPSAPEFFPKWYMNIHTQTQSLCRVNPPPPLHFNLPSCSPPFSPFPNPNYNLSSSYRVHYYSPFTHFSTNNTCSYPKNETNPSVLSQNYDHLLVPAATEPSHPSVGLTQTQRETEDQTQLVHEPKEVIGMVTGEVSPRGVKKGVFENRRSRSGGHGNGREKGFHENQRFKKEWKAKHDDGDGNCKGQDFSTSRRHAKSRFGVCRQKHPVVSIHPENTTVMIRNIPNRYTRELLMEFLDYHCMLENEKAKESHNNETSAFDFLYLPMDFEKKANKGYAFVNFTEPRAAWKFHLAMDNQGWSLFQSGKTCEIASARLQGKEELIRHFQSSTFKCETDSYLPVCFSPPRDGSKATVKQMIIGRRIG; the protein is encoded by the exons ATGGCTGCCATGGCCGCTCAAAGTAATAGGAGCTTGAACCCTTCTGCACCCGAGTTCTTTCCTAAATGGTACATGAACATCCATACTCAAACCCAATCTCTCTGTCGTGTTAAccctcctcctcctcttcaCTTTAATCTCCCTTCTTGTTCTCCTCCTTTTTCTCCATTTCCAAATCCGAATTACAACCTATCTTCATCTTATCGTGTCCACTACTACTCTCCGTTTACCCACTTTAGTACTAATAATACCTGTAGTTATCccaaaaatgaaacaaatcCTTCGGTTTTATCACAAAATTATGATCACCTCTTGGTTCCTGCAGCAACTGAGCCAAGCCATCCTTCGGTTGGTCTAACCCAAACTCAAAGAGAAACCGAGGACCAAACCCAGTTGGTGCATGAACCAAAGGAGGTGATTGGAATGGTTACTGGAGAGGTTAGTCCAAGAGGTGTTAAGAAAGGAGTGTTTGAGAATCGGAGAAGTCGCAGTGGTGGTCATGGTAATGGGAGGGAAAAGGGTTTTCATGAGAATCAAAGATTTAAGAAAGAGTGGAAAGCAAAGCACGATGATGGTGATGGGAATTGCAAGGGTCAAGATTTTAGTACTAGCAGAAGGCATGCAAAGTCTAGATTTGGTGTTTGCAGGCAAAAGCATCCCGTTGTATCCATTCACCCTGAAAATACTACAGTCATGATCAGGAATATACCCAACAGATACAC ACGTGAATTGCTGATGGAATTTCTTGATTATCACTGCATGCTAGAGAATGAAAAGGCAAAAGAGTCTCATAATAATGAGACGtcagcttttgattttctatatCTTCCTATGGATTTTGA GAAGAAGGCAAACAAAGGCTATGCATTCGTCAACTTCACAGAACCAAGAGCCGCGTGGAAGTTTCACCTTGCAATGGACAATCAGGGTTGGAGCCTTTTCCAATCCGGCAAGACTTGTGAAATAGCTAGTGCACGACTCCAG GGAAAAGAGGAGCTAATAAGGCATTTTCAGAGTTCAACTTTTAAATGCGAAACTGATAGCTATTTACCAGTTTGCTTTAGCCCACCTCGCGATGGTTCAAAGGCAACGGTGAAGCAGATGATTATAGGGAGACGTATTGGGTAA
- the LOC8284352 gene encoding uncharacterized protein LOC8284352 isoform X2 → MAVVSSSSSTVTSTTTHVLHRLLRPPQPPPLFFSILRPLSCSVTTNLTTKSVLSKHQKITATTLFSFLHSPPNTSPVRHFSHSLPTSLNAINPSLSLEQEQEDTPSLYLNNELEEEEEDDDDEEYDTDSGTETESLELDDNAVLADVPREGLKRNGFKVPNLTVKEKKELASYANSLGKKLKSQLVGKSGVTDNVATSFIETLEANELLKIKIHRTCPGELEDVVQRLQEATGSVVVGQIGRTVIIYRPSLSKMEAEEKRRQARRIYVRKEPKLKPISLRRAQVPRLSGRGRRGSSRG, encoded by the exons ATGGCGGTGGTGTCGTCGTCATCATCAACCGTCACATCAACAACAACCCATGTCCTCCACCGTCTCCTCCGCCCACCACAACCACCGCCACTCTTTTTTTCTATACTGAGACCTCTGTCATGCAGCGTCACTACTAATTTGACAACCAAATCTGTTCTCTCGAAGCACCAAAAGATCACCGCCACTACcctcttctcttttctccATTCTCCACCCAATACTTCACCTGTTCGCCACTTTTCTCATTCTCTCCCCACATCTTTAAACGCCATAAATCCCTCTCTTTCTTTggaacaagaacaagaagataCCCCCTCTCtgtatttaaataatgaactcgaagaagaagaagaagatgatgatgatgaggaaTATGATACTGATAGTGGAACTGAAACTGAAAGCTTGGAATTGGATGATAATGCAGTTCTTGCTGATGTTCCTAGGGAAGGGTTGAAGAGAAATGGGTTCAAAGTGCCAAATTTGAcagttaaagaaaagaaagagttaGCTTCTTATGCAAATAGTCTAGGCAAGAAGCTTAAGAGTCAGTTGGTGGGAAAGTCCGGTGTTACTGATAATGTTGCAACTTCTTTCATTGAGACGCTTGAAGCAAATGAGCTTCTAAAg ATCAAAATACATAGGACTTGTCCAGGGGAGCTAGAGGATGTGGTTCAGCGATTACAGGAAGCAACCGGGTCCGTAGTGGTTGGTCAAATTGGTCGAACAGTAATTATATATCGGCCTAGTCTATCTAAAATGGAGGCggaagagaaaaggagacagGCGCGTAGAATTTATGTGAGAAAAGAACCAAAATTGAAGCCTATATCACTG CGGAGAGCACAAGTGCCAAGATTATCTGGGCGGGGCCGACGTGGAAGCAGCCGGGGTtga